The following is a genomic window from Alkaliphilus sp. B6464.
ATTAAATGGATAAACTATTAACTCAAAAAGATTTGGCTGAAAAGTGGCAAGTTGATGTTGCTACTATAACTAAGTATAGAAATGAAGGAGTTATAACACCTTGTAAAGGTATCCCAGCCATAAGGTTTAGTCGCCAACATATTGCTGAACTAGAAGGTGTAAGACTAGAAAGAAGAAAGATTCTCTCCAATCGAAAGAAGAAAATTAGAATTGGAAATTGAGAAAAGAAAATGAGTTGCTAAAAGAGTATGCTAGAAATATTTTTCAGCAGAGTGCTATGTTTATCGGAATGTTAAAGTAGGAAAAGGTGATAGTCTTTTGTAGATTATCACCTTTTTTTATTCCCACAAACTTCCCATTTTACATATAAACCTATAAAATATAACTATCTTAAAAAAGGTGTCCTAAAAGTGTCCTTTTACTCTTTTAAATAGTATTTTATAATTTACAATAGAAAAGCATATAAATAAACAAACGTGTATTTTACTGCGTTTGGTATAAAATATTACATAATATTTAGTCATGTTTTAAGGCTTCTAAGAACTGCAAAACCTTTATTCCCCAGTTCAAATCTGGGTGTCGCCTCCAAATAAATACAAAAATATTATTTTATTTTTTCTACTGCTTGGTTGAATAAATCAGCAGTAGATTTTTTTATATCTTCTTTTACATGAATATAAATATCATCCGTTGTACTTACTCTTGAATGTCTTAGTCTTTTAGATATTTCCTGGCTAGATGCACCTAACTCAAATAATATAGTTGCATGGGAATGTCTTAGTGGTCTACCATCTTCCCAGCTACATACAAAATCTAACTCTATTCCGGTTTTTAATTTGTGTTTTTTATATTCTTTATCTATTTGCTTTAGTTTATCCAGTAGATCGTTTGTCATAGCTACTGTGTCTTTTGAAGATTCGGTTTTTGGTCCTTCTAACACTGGACCCTCTTTTGTTTTTTCAACCATATCAGGAGATGTAGCATAGTCAACTGGATTTTTATCGATCATATCTCAACCTACAGCCTTATCCATATACTGTAGAATTATTTATTAAAACGATTAGAAAGAAACAAGCTGTACATTATGAGAAATAGCGATGTAACTATTAAAATTTAAAATAATAATGTTCTTTAAAAACTGAATAATACGGTATTGAAAAATCAAGAATTTACTATAATAATATAGAAATACAGTATAATTTTGTTAATAGGTAAGTAGATAGTAATTCGCAAAGGGGTATGAGATAATGAAAGCAAATTTATCAAAAATTTTATTTGGTATTGGCACAGTATTATTGATATGCTTTTTAGGTGGTTTAGTGTATATAACCTATGATTATAATACAAATACGGCTTATACCTATGGTTCTACACCATTGTACGTTTATTACTATATTCATGGTTTCATATTTTTGCTACCAAGTATTCTATGCTTTATAGTATCTCTAGTATTAAAACTAAAGTCAAAGATTAAAGCTTAACTAAAATAGCAAAGTAGGACTTTAAATTATATAGATATTCATCATGAAATATAAATATTTTATCTTAATACCGTATTATTCAGAAATGAATAAGCGGTATTTTTTATGTGATAATCTAAGGTTTCTGTACAGATAAATTAAAAAGGGGGCATAAGATGCTAGGGATAAAAACATATAAGGATCTACAATTAGAAAAGGAAATAATTGAGGATAGAATAGAACAATTAAAACAAAATCAAAAGCTTTTAGCCAAGGAGTTAAGAGGTCCAGTAGATATAGCTGCTATAGATTATTCTAAAGATAAAGGAGTAGGGATAACTCCAAGACAATTAGAGGGTGTGCTAGTGGAAACTATGCAATTGGACAGTATGATTTACCTAGAGGAAGAAAGATTAAAGAATACTATTAGGACTATACAAAAGATTGATGCAAGATTACAACAGCTAGAGGGATTACATTATAGAAGGTATGGATTATACTCTCGAAGAAGAAATAAAATATCTAAGCAAATAGTTCATTTGTACAATTTTATTAAACAAATGTCTATAGAAAAGTTACTTAAAGATAAAAAACAAGAATTAGAAAAGAAAAAGTCTTGGAAAGAAAGGATTATAGAGAATTTTGCTAGGAATCCTCTTTTATGTACTAGATGCAAAACTGAAAAAATTTTATGGAAGATATGGCATAAAGACTATGGGTTAATATATGATATAAAGGAGACTAAGAATGTGGAGGATATATCATATGAGTCCTTTAGTGGAACACCGTTATGTAGAAAAATCATACAAATATCACTGTTTTGAATGTAAGTATTGGGAATGGGCTCCAGCTGATGTAGTAGATGAGTTCGCTGATGTGTATGTTTATTGCAGAATAGGAAATTTATACGACACAATTAACACCTAGAAGAGCTTTTTATGCCCTTCTTACAGTCGTAGGGCAAACACATATAAATTTTTAGGGCTTGGCCCTTTTATTTTCATGGATTAATAAGTATAATTTATTATGTGAAGCAAAAGAAAAGAGGGGAAGGAGATTTAACTTGAATATAGATATTTCATATGAAATTCCAAATTCAAAAGAGTATAATAATTTAAGGATAATTGCAGGATTGAGTCCTAAGGATGAAGCAGCATCAGAAATAGGATTGAAAAATTCTATTTTTATGATTACTTTAAGAGATTCTGATAAATTAATTGGTATGGGAAGAATTATAGGAGATGGAGGATGCCTTTATCATATAGTAGATATCGCTGTTGCTCCTTCTTATCAGGGTAATGGATTCGGTAATTTAATTATGTCAGAAATAACTAAATATCTAGATAATCACGCACCAAAAGGCTCCTATGTAAGCCTAATTGCTGATGTTCCAGCTGATAGATTATACAAAAAGTTTGGATTTGATTATTCAGCACCAAAGTCTGTTGGCATGGCAAAAAGGTATTAAAATTAAAATTAACATTATCTAATACCTATATTTTATTTAACAAGAAGAGAATAGGTTTAATTTTACAAAAAAAGAACTTGGTTAACCCAGGTTCTTTTTAATTCTAGAAAGCAGGTGAAGTTATGCAAAAATATATAGTAGTTATAGACCCAGGCCATGGTGGAAGTGATCCAGGAGCAGTAGGTCCTACAGGATTAAAAGAAAGCCATATATATTGCAAACAAAGATGAAGCCAATTATATATCACACCTCACTCAGTTTCGAAAGGTAGTAAAATATATGTTTTCTTTTATCTTCTTAATTATTTATATTATGTTGTGCGTATTGACGTAAGTTTTTTAATTGAAAAAGATAAAGGGAACATAATTAGGGTAGAGCTTAGGCTATACCTTTTTTTATTTTCAACATGAAATATAGAACAGTTTATATGAAATTGCATAGTATGTATTACAACTAAGTATAGTCCTAAAAGGTAAATTAAGTTGTGTATTTAGCAGTACTTAAAATAAAAAAAGGTAGGTGTAATACATGGGCGGATGTGATAGAGGTTTTGGTGGTTTTTTTGGAAATCGAAGTAGCTTACTTTTCTTCTTCTTGATCTTAGTGATAATTTTCTGTAACAGTGGTATTTTTAAAGGATCAGGAGATAGCTTATTATTCTTCTTCCTATTACTTGTTGTACTATTTTGTGGATGCGGACGTGAAGGATTCTTATTCTTCTAAAAAGAAGATTAACAGAATTGGGGTAGAGCTTGGCTTTACCCTGATTTTGTTTTTGAAGAATTTTAACAACTAAATTTAATGTTTTGGGGAGTGATAATTAGATAAAAATAAAAGCCCCTAAGGGCTTAAATCATTGCTACTATTTTAGATATTTTCTACATCGTAGTATATACTATTAGATATTGAAGACACTCTAATTGTTCCATTTTTCATTAAATCAGTAGAAGTTTTTTTGGTAATCAAAAGCGAATTTTCATTTATCATATGAATACGATATCTTGCAAAAATATATAAAAAAGGATTGATATATATCAAATTATTGTCAATATGAACAAATCCAGCTATTAAAATAAAATTGTTCAAAATGAATCCTATGAGGTATTAGAAAAATATCAAAATTATTATCAGAAATTTCCCAAATTAATTTATGGAAGATAGGTTGATTATGCAAAAACTAGCCTATAAATTAAAAGAAGTAGCTGAAATGCTAAGCGTAAGTTACTCAACTATATTTCGTATGGTTGAAAGGGGAGAAATAGCTACAGTAAAAGTTAGTACTGTAAGAAGAATACCATTGTGGGAAGTAGAACGATTAGTGGGCTAATAAAGGAGGATTAGGTTATGAAAGAAAAAAATTAAAAGTCGCTATCGTTAACCCAGAAGCTATAGACGGAGCAAAGAAAAAATTTACAGAATGTGTTTTTAAAGCATATGAGAAAAAAATATATGAGGAATTAGAAAAATTAACTAAAGAAGAACAGGACAAAAGCAAAATAGATGAGTAGAGGTGAAAATATGACGCTACAATAGCTTGAAGAACAAAGGCCAGCAAAGACACCTGTTATAGTAGCTGCTAAAATAATGCAAGTGACTCCGGGGTTTTTGCAGATGGGACTACAACAAGATATCATTATATATCATAAAAAAGAACCTCCTTGTGTTTGGTTTCTGGACAAAACCATTAAACCACAAAGAGGTTCTTTTTTTATTGTTAAATTATTTCCAATGTCAATCTGTAATTATTTCTTTGACGCAACACTAGAAGCTTAGGCTCTATCTTTTTTATTTTTATCCAGATATATCACAATCTATAGGTCATTTCATAATATATATTAAAGCTACTAATAATTTTAAAACAGAAAGAAAGGCTGTATACATAGTAGCAATTGAAATTGAAAAGGTGGTGTAACATATGAGTCAAAACGTTGAAAATAAGGGTTTATTTGGAGGCTGTGGTTGTGGTGGTTTTTTCGGAGGCGGTTTCATTTCCTTCATCTTTATAATTATTATAATATGTTTTGTATTTGGACTATTTGGACGTGAACGTAGATGCGGGTGTGGATGCTAGTTCTGTAATTGTAAAAGACAAAAGAAATGTGATTAGGGTAGAGCTTAGGCTTTACTCTTTTTTATTTTCAACATAAAATATAGAACAATTTATACGAAATTTCATAATATATATTACAGCTAAGTATACTCCTAAAAGATAAATTAAGTTGTGTATTTAGTAGCATTTAAAATAAAAGAAGGTAGGTGTGATATATGTCTGAAATTGCTAAAAAAGGTGGAGGTTTTGGTGGTTTTTTTGGAAATCGAAGTAGCTTACTTTTCTTCTTCTTGATCTTGGTTATAATTTTCTGTAACTGTGGCCTTTTTAGAGAATCAGGAGATAGTTTGCTTTTCTTCTTCCTATTACTTGTTGTACTATTTTGCGGATGCGGACGTGAAGGATTCTTATTCTTCTAAAAAGAAGCTTAACAGAATTAGGGTAGGGCTTAGGCTCTACTCTCTTTTTTATTTATTTTGTATTAAAGATATCACAGTTTATATGAAATTTCATAATATATTATAGCTACTAAAATTTTAGAGCAGAAAGAAAAAAGTTCTATACTTAGTGGTAATTAAAGTAAAAAGGCAGGTGTGATATATGTCTGAAATTGCTAAAAAAGGTGGTTTCTTTGGAAATCAAAGTAGTATGCTTTTCTTCTTCTTGATCTTGGTTATAATTTTCTGTAACTGTGGTATTTTTGTAGAATCAGGAGATAGTTTACTTTTCTTCTTCCTATTACTTGTTGTGCTATTTTGTGGATGTGGACGTGAAGGATTCTTCTTCTTCTAAAAAGATGGGTTAACAGAATTAGGGTAGAGCTTAAGCTCTACCCTGGTTTATACTTTACAGTTAATTTAAATCGAATAGTTGGATCCCATTTGCTACTAAGCCCTAAGCTAGAAATTATTTCATAAGTTAAAGGTAAGTAGTTTACATTTTTATATCTTCTTTTACGTGGATATAAATACCATCTGTAAGAAGGCATTAAATGAAATGAGACTTGAAATAGCTGAAGAATTGGGTTTTACGAATAATATTACTGAAGATAAGAACAATTCACTTGTACATGAACAAATTAAAATTGGCGGTAACATGACAACAAGATCAGTAGGAATAGGATAAAACCCACAGTTGTATGTTATACTAGATCAAAAAACAACCTTCTGTGTGTTAATGAGTTGTACAGAATGAATAAATTTTATATTTTGTCTGTTGTAAGTATTATATGTACTTGCAACTTTTTTATTTTTAATTGACTTTTGTATTTAGTGAAAATATAATATAGTTATATAATTCATACTTTTCATACTGAAAGGAGAGCATTGAAAATGAAACAACACAATGATAAATATGCATGGGCTGTCAAGATAGGGGAAAAAGGACAATTTGTTATACCAAAGAAAGCTCGTGACATTTTTGATATCAAGCCAGGTGATACAATTATTGTACTTGCCGATAAAAAGAAAGGAATTGCTATTCCGCCAAAGTCAATGTTCGCAAAACTGGCGGAAACAGTTTTTGAGGGGGATCTATCCGAAATGGAGGATGACTATGAGTAAGATCGTGTTTTTTTGTATTCCTGCACACGGACATACTAATCCTACAATAGAAGTGGTTCGAGAATTGACATTAAGGGGACATGAGGTGTGGTACTACTCATTTGAAGAATTTAGAGAAAAAATAGAATCAGCAGGAGCTAAATATATTTCGTGTGACCCTTTTCTTCCTCCAACACCCATAGATATTGATAAAAAGGTTGGGAAAGATTTTGCAGCACTGATCGAAATGGTCGCTGATACTACAATTAGTCTTGATAAAGCAGTTTGTTCAGCACTAAAAGAATTCAGTCCGGACTGCGTTGTTTCAGATTCGATATGTTTTTGGGGCAAACTTTTCTCTATAAAGCTTAAGATTCCATTTGTTTGTTCAACAACTACCTTTGCTTTTAATCAATATACAGCAAAGATGATGAAACCGGGATTGAAAGAGACGTTTCGTATGCTTACAGGAATGCCGAGAATCAATGCAAAAATGCGAATGTTAAAAGAACATGGTTATGATGTGGATGATTTTTTTAAGATTATACAAAATGATAATGATACGAATACTATTGTTTATACATCGAAAGAATTCCAACCTATGTCAGAAACATTTTCGGACAAATATACATTTGTTGGGCCATCAATTGCAGATGTTGATGTAGATGTTGCACCAAAACAAAATCCGATTATATATATTTCTCTGGGAACCGTTCTGAATAAAAATGGATTGTTTTATAAAAATTGCATTGAAGCTCTGAACGATTGTAATTTCGATGTTATTATGTCAGTAGGTGATAAAACAGATATATCATCGTTGGGAATAATACCAAATAATTTTGATATAAAGACAAGAGTATCTCAAATCCAAGTCCTTAAGAATGCAGATGCTTTTATTACGCACTGCGGAATGAATAGTGTTAATGAAAGCATATACTGCGGCGTGCCAATGGTGCTTTTTCCTCAACATTCCGAACAAAGGCTCGTTGCTGCCCGTGCAGAGGAGCTTGGTGCAGGTATTAAACTTAATGGAAATAAATCAAAGCTTATAAAAGAAGCAGTTTATGAGGTGTTCAATAATAAGTTATATAAGCAAAATGCAGAAAAGTTAGCCAGCACCTTTAAAAAGGCCGGTGGTGCTTCGAAAGCTGCTGATGCAATTGAAAGTGTTATAATATCTTCCAGTAATTTTTAATACGATATGGGAATTCGAATGCTATTGAGAGTGTAATATAACTTTTAATCCATTACTCATGTAGGATTATGTCCAATTTACTGATAGTTGCCAAATGACTCGTGATTGCGATATCACAATTTGTAGATCATTTCATAATATATAGTGCAACTAAGCTAACCTTTAGTTAGCCTAGTTGTTTTTTAGTTTTTAAAACATTCCAACGTATAAATTATATGCTATATAACAAAATATTAAAGTATCAGTAATATTATCCATAATATATGAGAGGAGAATGTATATGGGAGCATGGAAAAAACACTCAGGTTTCTTACTATTTTACTAGTAGTTATTATTGGGTTAGTCGACTGTCATACTTCGAAGATACCAATAAATGAAAGAATTAGAACTCCTGTTGGAAAAACAACTGAAGAAACAACTCTAGTAAAACCTTAGACACAATCTCCTAAGACAGGATATCTACAAAAAGGCAATTTGCCTAGTAACGACAAATTGTCTCAATAATCTCTTACGCTAAAGGTGATAAAGGATCTTCAATTAATGTGGTAAAGGTAGTTTCATGGAAATGACCATCATCCATTGTAGTTCTTGCTGTAACAAGATGCACGTGTTTACCACCACCTACATTAATAGCAGGGCCAGTTTCAGCCGCAAGTTCGTGGTGGTGATTCATGAAGAAATCAGTGTTTGTAAATAACCCATGTTTATGATTACCGCCTGGCAATGGAATTACTTCACTTGTAACACCAGCAAGGCGATGGTTAT
Proteins encoded in this region:
- a CDS encoding YmaF family protein; the encoded protein is MMKSSYKNYDDEQYYQDDRCHCPRPPEENSQTHDHEFLGSVKLAEEGDDRHNHRLAGVTSEVIPLPGGNHKHGLFTNTDFFMNHHHELAAETGPAINVGGGKHVHLVTARTTMDDGHFHETTFTTLIEDPLSPLA
- a CDS encoding helix-turn-helix domain-containing protein; amino-acid sequence: MDKLLTQKDLAEKWQVDVATITKYRNEGVITPCKGIPAIRFSRQHIAELEGVRLERRKILSNRKKKIRIGN
- a CDS encoding N-acetylmuramoyl-L-alanine amidase — encoded protein: MQKYIVVIDPGHGGSDPGAVGPTGLKESHIYCKQR
- a CDS encoding small, acid-soluble spore protein, alpha/beta type, which gives rise to MDINTICKKALNEMRLEIAEELGFTNNITEDKNNSLVHEQIKIGGNMTTRSVGIG
- a CDS encoding tyrosine-type recombinase/integrase; the encoded protein is MIDKNPVDYATSPDMVEKTKEGPVLEGPKTESSKDTVAMTNDLLDKLKQIDKEYKKHKLKTGIELDFVCSWEDGRPLRHSHATILFELGASSQEISKRLRHSRVSTTDDIYIHVKEDIKKSTADLFNQAVEKIK
- a CDS encoding macrolide family glycosyltransferase, encoding MSKIVFFCIPAHGHTNPTIEVVRELTLRGHEVWYYSFEEFREKIESAGAKYISCDPFLPPTPIDIDKKVGKDFAALIEMVADTTISLDKAVCSALKEFSPDCVVSDSICFWGKLFSIKLKIPFVCSTTTFAFNQYTAKMMKPGLKETFRMLTGMPRINAKMRMLKEHGYDVDDFFKIIQNDNDTNTIVYTSKEFQPMSETFSDKYTFVGPSIADVDVDVAPKQNPIIYISLGTVLNKNGLFYKNCIEALNDCNFDVIMSVGDKTDISSLGIIPNNFDIKTRVSQIQVLKNADAFITHCGMNSVNESIYCGVPMVLFPQHSEQRLVAARAEELGAGIKLNGNKSKLIKEAVYEVFNNKLYKQNAEKLASTFKKAGGASKAADAIESVIISSSNF
- a CDS encoding helix-turn-helix domain-containing protein: MEDRLIMQKLAYKLKEVAEMLSVSYSTIFRMVERGEIATVKVSTVRRIPLWEVERLVG
- a CDS encoding AbrB/MazE/SpoVT family DNA-binding domain-containing protein, translating into MKQHNDKYAWAVKIGEKGQFVIPKKARDIFDIKPGDTIIVLADKKKGIAIPPKSMFAKLAETVFEGDLSEMEDDYE
- a CDS encoding GNAT family N-acetyltransferase, translated to MNIDISYEIPNSKEYNNLRIIAGLSPKDEAASEIGLKNSIFMITLRDSDKLIGMGRIIGDGGCLYHIVDIAVAPSYQGNGFGNLIMSEITKYLDNHAPKGSYVSLIADVPADRLYKKFGFDYSAPKSVGMAKRY